One Chitinophagales bacterium DNA window includes the following coding sequences:
- the rnhA gene encoding ribonuclease HI — translation MNENPLIEIYTDGASRGNPGPGGYGTILKAGKYYKELSQGYKCTTNNRMELLAVIVGLEALKLPNSRVKVISDSKYVVDAVEKGWVFGWEKKQFKGKKNPDLWKRFLNIYRKHRVRLEWIKGHNDHPMNERCDELAVEAALSKDLLVDEGFVKNEKGLFE, via the coding sequence ATGAATGAAAACCCACTTATAGAAATATACACCGATGGTGCATCACGAGGAAATCCCGGACCGGGGGGATATGGCACTATTCTAAAAGCCGGAAAATATTATAAAGAACTGAGCCAGGGCTATAAATGTACCACCAACAATCGCATGGAGCTTTTGGCAGTTATTGTTGGACTGGAAGCATTAAAACTTCCAAATTCAAGGGTTAAAGTTATTTCAGACTCAAAATATGTAGTAGATGCAGTAGAAAAGGGCTGGGTTTTTGGCTGGGAGAAAAAGCAGTTTAAAGGAAAGAAAAATCCTGATTTGTGGAAACGCTTCTTAAATATTTACAGAAAACACAGGGTGAGGCTTGAATGGATCAAAGGCCACAATGACCACCCCATGAACGAACGCTGCGATGAATTGGCTGTTGAAGCTGCTTTGAGCAAAGATCTTTTAGTGGATGAAGGTTTTGTGAAAAACGAAAAAGGATTGTTTGAATAG